The following coding sequences lie in one Lolium perenne isolate Kyuss_39 chromosome 2, Kyuss_2.0, whole genome shotgun sequence genomic window:
- the LOC127332974 gene encoding MEIOTIC F-BOX protein MOF-like, which produces MSRKKNKVDAVEGDAATAAGHDRLSALPDDLLHKVMSFLRAWEVARTCVLSRRWRNLWASAPCVDLRVCCKHRHRQLPLRLTRFANHFLLLREVSAPLHTLRLLSTADLNGTPTLPYSPKYDEDGEDYCSTDVEMWIRAAINRGARFIQLSQHPRQDDLSDLESVPLISRHLKHLHLSGTMLYDRTLRQLCSQCPSLEVLELKGCHLDAPQISSASLISLTMVDCRIRTHLSITAPNLVSLCCVNPYHHAPSFENMGSLATATITLKDSFLHDKFEDRYIEPDPEVFECDSGSDPESDDDSDADSNLSEEFYGDEVLGGQNVIRSLSNATSLELIADVGELILNREMEMCPIFSNLKVLTLGEWCMADDFRPLVLFLQHAPNLERLFLKLKVDHEEIEDDIKPEGRSFVCKNLVTVKIKCPKDDERVHVLAHFFVANGIAMEKISVYHRPTRQTCKSLALRWG; this is translated from the exons ATGTCCCGCAAGAAAAACAAAGTTGACGCCGTCGAGGGAGATGCTGCTACTGCTGCCGGCCATGACCGTCTCAGTGCCCTCCCGGACGACCTCCTCCACAAGGTCATGTCGTTCCTGAGGGCGTGGGAGGTGGCTCGCACCTGCGTGCTCTCGCGCCGCTGGCGCAACCTCTGGGCTTCCGCGCCCTGCGTCGACCTCCGGGTCTGTTGCAAACACCGTCACCGCCAGCTCCCTCTGCGACTCACCAGGTTCGCCAACCACTTCTTGCTCCTGCGCGAGGTGTCTGCGCCGCTGCACACACTCCGGCTCCTGTCCACCGCCGACCTTAACGGTACTCCTACCCTCCCGTACAGCCCCAAATACGACGAGGACGGGGAGGATTACTGCTCTACGGATGTCGAGATGTGGATCCGTGCTGCCATAAACCGGGGGGCTCGCTTTATCCAGCTTAGTCAACATCCAAGGCAGGATGACTTATCTGACCTTGAGTCCGTGCCCCTCATCTCCCGCCACCTCAAACACCTGCACCTATCGGGTACAATGTTGTACGACAGGACACTAAGGCAGCTCTGTTCTCAGTGCCCCTCTTTGGAAGTCCTGGAGCTCAAGGGATGCCACTTGGATGCCCCCCAGATATCATCTGCCTCACTTATCAGTTTGACCATGGTCGACTGCAGGATCAGGACACACCTCTCCATCACTGCTCCAAACCTCGTATCGCTGTGCTGTGTCAATCCATACCACCATGCTCCCTCATTCGAAAACATGGGGTCTCTGGCCACGGCCACCATCACGCTCAAGGACTCTTTCTTGCATGATAAGTTTGAAGACAGGTACATAGAACCCGATCCAGAAGTATTTGAGTGTGACAGCGGCAGTGACCCTGAATCAGATGATGATAGTGATGCTGATAGCAACTTGAGTGAAGAATTCTATGGTGATGAAGTTTTAGGTGGCCAAAATGTTATCCGCAGCCTTTCAAATGCTACAAGTTTGGAGCTGATAGCTGATGTCGGAGAG TTAATTCTGAATAGGGAAATGGAAATGTGCCCAATTTTTAGCAACCTGAAGGTGTTAACCCTTGGTGAATGGTGTATGGCTGATGACTTCCGTCCATTAGTCTTGTTCCTACAGCATGCTCCAAATCTGGAGAGGCTTTTTCTTAAACTTAAAGTG GATCATGAGGAAATAGAAGACGATATCAAACCAGAGGGTAGGTCATTTGTTTGCAAAAACCTTGTGACGGTCAAGATAAAATGTCCCAAGGATGATGAAAGAGTTCATGTGTTAGCACATTTCTTCGTGGCTAATGGCATAGCCATGGAAAAGATATCTGTCTATCACCGTCCGACTCGCCAAACTT GCAAATCATTGGCCTTAAGATGGGGCTGA